A single Oncorhynchus mykiss isolate Arlee chromosome 22, USDA_OmykA_1.1, whole genome shotgun sequence DNA region contains:
- the LOC110501881 gene encoding enhancer of polycomb homolog 2 isoform X1 yields the protein MSKLSFRARALDAAKPLPIYRNKDLPDLNDCVSINRAVPQMPTGMEKEEESEHHLQRAISAQSVFREKKENMVIPVPEAESNITYYDRLYKGELRIPKQLFHIQPLGLDNEQPDYDMDSEDETLLNRLNRKMEIKPIQFETMVDRLEKASTNQMVTITEAKLLLNEDDYLLKAVYDYWVRKRKNCRGPSLIPLIKLEKRDGSTNNDAYVAFRRRTEKMQTRKNRKNDEASYEKTLKLRREFSRTVTILEMIKRREKSKRELLHLTLEVVEKRYQMGDFTGEVLSEVTAPLAEKPVYTVPITVTNGNRHNHKAEIKIKTHKSGGLPYHGYHHVSVKDEDPFDFVRPKKKYTRREPLCRPGRPAKRQHIVNKADIKQYDFHSSGEEDYPLSPSSEPDEENDPDGTFAFRRKAGCHYLAVSLTAITTPCLDQTSGLLWDHPELAGLDALRHRQSLTALSVPQRCVGLARRRVGRGGRVLLDRASSDLDGVLKQLDSGVFSSSFPKDLSDHQVPTQNHRTMPGSASSLTDLLSNIQALRWRFFRPRSTQGDASGEGRTGRPSMDNRLSGGLFVHTKNSGSGGITEEQYQVHQQALAQMQKQQLAQLQLKAPPPQQHFSLPERQNTRTAGSTDCIISKTLDSVGAHFAASAVISAPGQVNNENKPDNTSVNGVVQPLGTSRPPHSTSTSQGGTGLDRSGRTPSSGGPLLPASHSTTPQSLPNHRGHGSAVSPAHHHHNARPSPSSLKLATMATSSLDRVPKVTPAISSMARDNHEPERLALNGISETTVPMEVT from the exons ATGAGTAAACTATCGTTCCGAGCGCGAGCGCTAGACGCCGCCAAACCTCTCCCCATATACCGCAACAAAGACCTTCCAGACCTAAATGACTGCGTTTCGATCAACCGGGCTGTGCCCCAAATGCCCACGGGGATGGAAAAAGAAGAAGAATCG gaGCATCATCTCCAGAGGGCCATCTCTGCTCAGTCGGTTTTCAGGGAGAAAAAGGAGAACATGGTCATCCCGGTGCCTGAGGCAGAGAGCAACATCACTTACTACGACCGCCTCTACAAAGGAGAGCTCAGGATCCCCAAACAGCTCTTCCACATCCAGC ccctgggtctggacaatGAGCAGCCAGACTATGACATGGACTCAGAGGATGAGACTCTCCTCAACAGACTCAACCGCAAGATGGAAATCAAACCCATACAGTTTGAGACCATGGTGGACAGGTTGGAGAAAGCCAGCACAAATCAG ATGGTCACTATCACAGAGGCCAAACTGCTGCTGAACGAGGATGACTACCTCCTGAAGGCAGTGTACGACTACtgggtgaggaagaggaagaactGCCGGGGCCCGTCGCTCATCCCCCTCATCAAGTTGGAGAAGAGGGACGGCTCCACCAACAACGACGCCTACGTGGCATTCAGACGACGCACAGAGAAGATGCAGACCAGGAAG AACCGTAAGAATGACGAGGCGTCCTATGAGAAGACGTTGAAGCTGAGGAGGGAGTTCAGCCGCACGGTCACCATCCTGGAGATGATCAAGCGGAGGGAGAAAAGCAAGAGAGAGCTGCTGCACCTCACCCTGGAGGTGGTGGAGAAAAG ATATCAGATGGGTGACTTTACGGGTGAAGTCCTCAGTGAGGTGACAGCCCCTCTGGCTGAGAAGCCCGTCTACACAGTTCCAATCACTGTAACCAACGGAAACCGCCATAACCACAAAGCTGAGATCAAAATCAAG ACGCACAAGTCAGGTGGTCTCCCCTACCACGGGTACCACCATGTCTCGGTGAAGGACGAGGATCCCTTTGACTTTGTCAGACCAAAGAAAAAGTACACCAGGCGGGAACCTCTGTGCCGCCCAGGCAGGCCTGCCAAGCGCCAGCACATCGTTAACAAGGCCGATATTAAACAGTATGACTTCCACAGCTCTGGAGAGGaggactacccactg TCTCCATCATCAGAACCGGACGAGGAGAATGATCCAGATGGAACGTTTGCCTTCAGAAGGAAAGCAGGATGCCATTACCTTGCTGTGAGTCTCACTGCAATCACAACT CCCTGTTTGGACCAGACCTCTGGGCTCCTGTGGGATCACCCTGAGTTGGCAGGGCTGGATGCTCTGCGGCATCGTCAGTCCCTCACCGCCCTCTCTGTTCCCCAACGTTGTGTGGGACTGGCCCGTAGGAGAGTGGGCCGAGGTGGCAG ggTCCTGTTGGATCGGGCATCGTCAGACCTGGATGGAGTACTGAAGCAGCTAGACTCAGGTGTCTTCAGCTCCTCCTTCCCCAAGGACCTTTCTGACCACCAGGTACCCACACAGAACCATCGAACTATGCCTGGCTCTGCATCCTCGCTGACAGACCTTCTGAGCAACATTCAAGCCCTGAGGTGGCGCTTTTTCAGACCTAGGTCTACCCAGGGTGACGCCAGTGGGGAAGGCAGGACGGGTAGACCTTCCATGGACAACAGGTTGTCTGGAGGGCTGTTTGTCCACACCAAGAACAGTGGCTCAG GTGGCATCACAGAGGAACAATACCAGGTCCATCAGCAGGCTCTGGCCCAGATGCAGAAACAGCAGCTGGCTCAACTGCAGCTGAAAGCTCCTCCTCCCCAGCAGCATTTCTCATTGCCCGAGCGACAAAACACACGG ACTGCTGGCTCCACTGACTGCATCATATCAAAGACTCTTGACTCGGTCGGCGCCCATTTTGCTGCATCAGCTGTGATTAGTGCTCCAGGCCAGGTCAACAATGAGAACAAACCAGACAACACCAGCGTCAACGGGGTCGTCCAGCCTTTAG GGACCTCCAGACCTCCTCACTCTACCAGCACATCCCAGGGCGGCACGGGGTTGGACAGGTCAGGTCGGACCCCCTCCAGCGGTGGCCCTCTGCTCCCTGCTTCCCACTCGACCACACCCCAGTCTCTGCCCAATCACCGGGGCCACGGCAGCGCTGTCTCCCctgcccaccaccaccacaatgcCCGGCCCTCACCGTCTTCCTTGAAGCTGGCCACCATGGCCACAAGCAGCCTGGACCGCGTGCCCAAGGTGACGCCTGCCatcagcagcatggccag
- the LOC110501881 gene encoding enhancer of polycomb homolog 2 isoform X2 gives MSKLSFRARALDAAKPLPIYRNKDLPDLNDCVSINRAVPQMPTGMEKEEESEHHLQRAISAQSVFREKKENMVIPVPEAESNITYYDRLYKGELRIPKQLFHIQPLGLDNEQPDYDMDSEDETLLNRLNRKMEIKPIQFETMVDRLEKASTNQMVTITEAKLLLNEDDYLLKAVYDYWVRKRKNCRGPSLIPLIKLEKRDGSTNNDAYVAFRRRTEKMQTRKNRKNDEASYEKTLKLRREFSRTVTILEMIKRREKSKRELLHLTLEVVEKRYQMGDFTGEVLSEVTAPLAEKPVYTVPITVTNGNRHNHKAEIKIKTHKSGGLPYHGYHHVSVKDEDPFDFVRPKKKYTRREPLCRPGRPAKRQHIVNKADIKQYDFHSSGEEDYPLSPSSEPDEENDPDGTFAFRRKAGCHYLAPCLDQTSGLLWDHPELAGLDALRHRQSLTALSVPQRCVGLARRRVGRGGRVLLDRASSDLDGVLKQLDSGVFSSSFPKDLSDHQVPTQNHRTMPGSASSLTDLLSNIQALRWRFFRPRSTQGDASGEGRTGRPSMDNRLSGGLFVHTKNSGSGGITEEQYQVHQQALAQMQKQQLAQLQLKAPPPQQHFSLPERQNTRTAGSTDCIISKTLDSVGAHFAASAVISAPGQVNNENKPDNTSVNGVVQPLGTSRPPHSTSTSQGGTGLDRSGRTPSSGGPLLPASHSTTPQSLPNHRGHGSAVSPAHHHHNARPSPSSLKLATMATSSLDRVPKVTPAISSMARDNHEPERLALNGISETTVPMEVT, from the exons ATGAGTAAACTATCGTTCCGAGCGCGAGCGCTAGACGCCGCCAAACCTCTCCCCATATACCGCAACAAAGACCTTCCAGACCTAAATGACTGCGTTTCGATCAACCGGGCTGTGCCCCAAATGCCCACGGGGATGGAAAAAGAAGAAGAATCG gaGCATCATCTCCAGAGGGCCATCTCTGCTCAGTCGGTTTTCAGGGAGAAAAAGGAGAACATGGTCATCCCGGTGCCTGAGGCAGAGAGCAACATCACTTACTACGACCGCCTCTACAAAGGAGAGCTCAGGATCCCCAAACAGCTCTTCCACATCCAGC ccctgggtctggacaatGAGCAGCCAGACTATGACATGGACTCAGAGGATGAGACTCTCCTCAACAGACTCAACCGCAAGATGGAAATCAAACCCATACAGTTTGAGACCATGGTGGACAGGTTGGAGAAAGCCAGCACAAATCAG ATGGTCACTATCACAGAGGCCAAACTGCTGCTGAACGAGGATGACTACCTCCTGAAGGCAGTGTACGACTACtgggtgaggaagaggaagaactGCCGGGGCCCGTCGCTCATCCCCCTCATCAAGTTGGAGAAGAGGGACGGCTCCACCAACAACGACGCCTACGTGGCATTCAGACGACGCACAGAGAAGATGCAGACCAGGAAG AACCGTAAGAATGACGAGGCGTCCTATGAGAAGACGTTGAAGCTGAGGAGGGAGTTCAGCCGCACGGTCACCATCCTGGAGATGATCAAGCGGAGGGAGAAAAGCAAGAGAGAGCTGCTGCACCTCACCCTGGAGGTGGTGGAGAAAAG ATATCAGATGGGTGACTTTACGGGTGAAGTCCTCAGTGAGGTGACAGCCCCTCTGGCTGAGAAGCCCGTCTACACAGTTCCAATCACTGTAACCAACGGAAACCGCCATAACCACAAAGCTGAGATCAAAATCAAG ACGCACAAGTCAGGTGGTCTCCCCTACCACGGGTACCACCATGTCTCGGTGAAGGACGAGGATCCCTTTGACTTTGTCAGACCAAAGAAAAAGTACACCAGGCGGGAACCTCTGTGCCGCCCAGGCAGGCCTGCCAAGCGCCAGCACATCGTTAACAAGGCCGATATTAAACAGTATGACTTCCACAGCTCTGGAGAGGaggactacccactg TCTCCATCATCAGAACCGGACGAGGAGAATGATCCAGATGGAACGTTTGCCTTCAGAAGGAAAGCAGGATGCCATTACCTTGCT CCCTGTTTGGACCAGACCTCTGGGCTCCTGTGGGATCACCCTGAGTTGGCAGGGCTGGATGCTCTGCGGCATCGTCAGTCCCTCACCGCCCTCTCTGTTCCCCAACGTTGTGTGGGACTGGCCCGTAGGAGAGTGGGCCGAGGTGGCAG ggTCCTGTTGGATCGGGCATCGTCAGACCTGGATGGAGTACTGAAGCAGCTAGACTCAGGTGTCTTCAGCTCCTCCTTCCCCAAGGACCTTTCTGACCACCAGGTACCCACACAGAACCATCGAACTATGCCTGGCTCTGCATCCTCGCTGACAGACCTTCTGAGCAACATTCAAGCCCTGAGGTGGCGCTTTTTCAGACCTAGGTCTACCCAGGGTGACGCCAGTGGGGAAGGCAGGACGGGTAGACCTTCCATGGACAACAGGTTGTCTGGAGGGCTGTTTGTCCACACCAAGAACAGTGGCTCAG GTGGCATCACAGAGGAACAATACCAGGTCCATCAGCAGGCTCTGGCCCAGATGCAGAAACAGCAGCTGGCTCAACTGCAGCTGAAAGCTCCTCCTCCCCAGCAGCATTTCTCATTGCCCGAGCGACAAAACACACGG ACTGCTGGCTCCACTGACTGCATCATATCAAAGACTCTTGACTCGGTCGGCGCCCATTTTGCTGCATCAGCTGTGATTAGTGCTCCAGGCCAGGTCAACAATGAGAACAAACCAGACAACACCAGCGTCAACGGGGTCGTCCAGCCTTTAG GGACCTCCAGACCTCCTCACTCTACCAGCACATCCCAGGGCGGCACGGGGTTGGACAGGTCAGGTCGGACCCCCTCCAGCGGTGGCCCTCTGCTCCCTGCTTCCCACTCGACCACACCCCAGTCTCTGCCCAATCACCGGGGCCACGGCAGCGCTGTCTCCCctgcccaccaccaccacaatgcCCGGCCCTCACCGTCTTCCTTGAAGCTGGCCACCATGGCCACAAGCAGCCTGGACCGCGTGCCCAAGGTGACGCCTGCCatcagcagcatggccag
- the LOC110501881 gene encoding enhancer of polycomb homolog 2 isoform X3 produces MVIPVPEAESNITYYDRLYKGELRIPKQLFHIQPLGLDNEQPDYDMDSEDETLLNRLNRKMEIKPIQFETMVDRLEKASTNQMVTITEAKLLLNEDDYLLKAVYDYWVRKRKNCRGPSLIPLIKLEKRDGSTNNDAYVAFRRRTEKMQTRKNRKNDEASYEKTLKLRREFSRTVTILEMIKRREKSKRELLHLTLEVVEKRYQMGDFTGEVLSEVTAPLAEKPVYTVPITVTNGNRHNHKAEIKIKTHKSGGLPYHGYHHVSVKDEDPFDFVRPKKKYTRREPLCRPGRPAKRQHIVNKADIKQYDFHSSGEEDYPLSPSSEPDEENDPDGTFAFRRKAGCHYLAVSLTAITTPCLDQTSGLLWDHPELAGLDALRHRQSLTALSVPQRCVGLARRRVGRGGRVLLDRASSDLDGVLKQLDSGVFSSSFPKDLSDHQVPTQNHRTMPGSASSLTDLLSNIQALRWRFFRPRSTQGDASGEGRTGRPSMDNRLSGGLFVHTKNSGSGGITEEQYQVHQQALAQMQKQQLAQLQLKAPPPQQHFSLPERQNTRTAGSTDCIISKTLDSVGAHFAASAVISAPGQVNNENKPDNTSVNGVVQPLGTSRPPHSTSTSQGGTGLDRSGRTPSSGGPLLPASHSTTPQSLPNHRGHGSAVSPAHHHHNARPSPSSLKLATMATSSLDRVPKVTPAISSMARDNHEPERLALNGISETTVPMEVT; encoded by the exons ATGGTCATCCCGGTGCCTGAGGCAGAGAGCAACATCACTTACTACGACCGCCTCTACAAAGGAGAGCTCAGGATCCCCAAACAGCTCTTCCACATCCAGC ccctgggtctggacaatGAGCAGCCAGACTATGACATGGACTCAGAGGATGAGACTCTCCTCAACAGACTCAACCGCAAGATGGAAATCAAACCCATACAGTTTGAGACCATGGTGGACAGGTTGGAGAAAGCCAGCACAAATCAG ATGGTCACTATCACAGAGGCCAAACTGCTGCTGAACGAGGATGACTACCTCCTGAAGGCAGTGTACGACTACtgggtgaggaagaggaagaactGCCGGGGCCCGTCGCTCATCCCCCTCATCAAGTTGGAGAAGAGGGACGGCTCCACCAACAACGACGCCTACGTGGCATTCAGACGACGCACAGAGAAGATGCAGACCAGGAAG AACCGTAAGAATGACGAGGCGTCCTATGAGAAGACGTTGAAGCTGAGGAGGGAGTTCAGCCGCACGGTCACCATCCTGGAGATGATCAAGCGGAGGGAGAAAAGCAAGAGAGAGCTGCTGCACCTCACCCTGGAGGTGGTGGAGAAAAG ATATCAGATGGGTGACTTTACGGGTGAAGTCCTCAGTGAGGTGACAGCCCCTCTGGCTGAGAAGCCCGTCTACACAGTTCCAATCACTGTAACCAACGGAAACCGCCATAACCACAAAGCTGAGATCAAAATCAAG ACGCACAAGTCAGGTGGTCTCCCCTACCACGGGTACCACCATGTCTCGGTGAAGGACGAGGATCCCTTTGACTTTGTCAGACCAAAGAAAAAGTACACCAGGCGGGAACCTCTGTGCCGCCCAGGCAGGCCTGCCAAGCGCCAGCACATCGTTAACAAGGCCGATATTAAACAGTATGACTTCCACAGCTCTGGAGAGGaggactacccactg TCTCCATCATCAGAACCGGACGAGGAGAATGATCCAGATGGAACGTTTGCCTTCAGAAGGAAAGCAGGATGCCATTACCTTGCTGTGAGTCTCACTGCAATCACAACT CCCTGTTTGGACCAGACCTCTGGGCTCCTGTGGGATCACCCTGAGTTGGCAGGGCTGGATGCTCTGCGGCATCGTCAGTCCCTCACCGCCCTCTCTGTTCCCCAACGTTGTGTGGGACTGGCCCGTAGGAGAGTGGGCCGAGGTGGCAG ggTCCTGTTGGATCGGGCATCGTCAGACCTGGATGGAGTACTGAAGCAGCTAGACTCAGGTGTCTTCAGCTCCTCCTTCCCCAAGGACCTTTCTGACCACCAGGTACCCACACAGAACCATCGAACTATGCCTGGCTCTGCATCCTCGCTGACAGACCTTCTGAGCAACATTCAAGCCCTGAGGTGGCGCTTTTTCAGACCTAGGTCTACCCAGGGTGACGCCAGTGGGGAAGGCAGGACGGGTAGACCTTCCATGGACAACAGGTTGTCTGGAGGGCTGTTTGTCCACACCAAGAACAGTGGCTCAG GTGGCATCACAGAGGAACAATACCAGGTCCATCAGCAGGCTCTGGCCCAGATGCAGAAACAGCAGCTGGCTCAACTGCAGCTGAAAGCTCCTCCTCCCCAGCAGCATTTCTCATTGCCCGAGCGACAAAACACACGG ACTGCTGGCTCCACTGACTGCATCATATCAAAGACTCTTGACTCGGTCGGCGCCCATTTTGCTGCATCAGCTGTGATTAGTGCTCCAGGCCAGGTCAACAATGAGAACAAACCAGACAACACCAGCGTCAACGGGGTCGTCCAGCCTTTAG GGACCTCCAGACCTCCTCACTCTACCAGCACATCCCAGGGCGGCACGGGGTTGGACAGGTCAGGTCGGACCCCCTCCAGCGGTGGCCCTCTGCTCCCTGCTTCCCACTCGACCACACCCCAGTCTCTGCCCAATCACCGGGGCCACGGCAGCGCTGTCTCCCctgcccaccaccaccacaatgcCCGGCCCTCACCGTCTTCCTTGAAGCTGGCCACCATGGCCACAAGCAGCCTGGACCGCGTGCCCAAGGTGACGCCTGCCatcagcagcatggccag